In Thermocrinis jamiesonii, one genomic interval encodes:
- a CDS encoding DUF58 domain-containing protein, whose protein sequence is MKYKVKVNRAGLFFIGISIFLGISAVNTSNNLLYLVVSFLLSFMLISGLLSLYNLKGLEVQLIPPREVYAERLERFRIIVKNRKSFPSFTILVEQGQSRVFFPLIKKEQEESIALKFPKRGFYEKISLKISSSFPVGLFERYYVEEIPIRLVVFPKPIMVKQKLTVEGTYKGDLLKITKKLGYDQIRNVREYRGEPIKFVHWKLSAKLDKFFVKEFVSEESPPVVLSLDTVDGDLEERVSKLSYLVLDFLRRGSPVGLKLGDLFLKPSTGEEHKRRLLTELALFGNSPGIRT, encoded by the coding sequence GTGAAATACAAGGTAAAGGTCAATAGAGCTGGGTTATTTTTCATAGGTATAAGCATATTTCTGGGAATATCGGCGGTAAATACTTCTAACAATCTTTTGTATTTGGTGGTTTCCTTTTTGCTCTCTTTTATGCTTATTTCTGGTCTTCTTTCTTTGTATAACTTAAAGGGCTTGGAGGTTCAGCTTATACCACCAAGGGAAGTTTATGCGGAAAGGTTGGAAAGATTTAGAATAATCGTAAAAAACAGAAAGAGTTTTCCATCCTTTACCATACTGGTTGAACAAGGACAAAGTAGAGTATTCTTTCCGTTGATAAAAAAAGAGCAAGAAGAAAGTATAGCTCTTAAATTCCCAAAGAGAGGTTTTTACGAAAAAATAAGCCTGAAGATCTCTTCGTCCTTTCCGGTGGGGCTTTTTGAAAGGTATTACGTTGAAGAAATTCCCATAAGGTTGGTAGTTTTCCCAAAGCCGATAATGGTAAAACAAAAGCTTACGGTGGAAGGCACATACAAAGGAGATTTACTAAAGATAACCAAAAAGTTAGGTTACGATCAGATTCGGAATGTTAGGGAATACAGGGGAGAACCTATAAAGTTCGTGCATTGGAAGCTTTCCGCAAAGCTGGATAAGTTTTTTGTAAAAGAGTTTGTTTCCGAAGAGAGCCCTCCCGTTGTCCTGAGCTTAGACACCGTGGATGGTGATCTGGAGGAGAGGGTCTCAAAACTCAGTTATCTTGTGCTTGACTTTTTAAGAAGGGGCTCACCGGTAGGTTTAAAGCTTGGAGACCTTTTTTTGAAACCATCCACTGGAGAAGAACATAAAAGAAGGCTCCTAACAGAGTTAGCTCTCTTCGGTAACAGCCCTGGGATAAGAACCTAA
- the pheA gene encoding prephenate dehydratase, whose product MEELSKLRREIDLIDEEIIKLLNKRAELAKAIGEIKKKLKLEVYSPEREREVIEKAIKINREVYGEVFPSEAIRHVFREIMSACLSLEKELRIAYLGPKATFTHQASLEHFGLSAYYIPVPTIRDVFLEVETERVDYGVVPVENTTEGVVNYTLDMFLEFDVKIVGEVVIPIKLHLLSNASSLEEIREVYSHRQALAQCRNWLEKNLSHAKLVETESTARACEIVLEKEGAGAIASEVAAYTYHLNILAENIQDSLNNYTRFLVLGKRDVKRTGKDKTSLIFAVKDEAGALYKALESFYIYGVNLTKIESRPSRKKAWDYVFFVDLEGHAEDENVKLAIESLKERTQMVKLLGSYPRAVTEES is encoded by the coding sequence ATGGAAGAGCTGAGCAAACTAAGGAGAGAGATAGACCTTATAGATGAGGAAATCATAAAGCTTCTCAACAAAAGGGCCGAGCTAGCAAAGGCTATAGGGGAGATTAAAAAAAAGCTCAAGCTGGAGGTTTATTCTCCAGAAAGGGAGAGGGAGGTTATAGAAAAGGCTATAAAAATCAACAGGGAAGTCTATGGTGAGGTGTTCCCTTCAGAAGCAATAAGACACGTCTTCAGGGAGATAATGTCTGCTTGTCTTTCCTTGGAAAAGGAGCTAAGGATCGCTTACCTTGGTCCAAAGGCTACCTTTACCCATCAGGCTTCTTTGGAACACTTTGGCTTATCCGCATATTACATCCCAGTTCCTACCATAAGGGATGTGTTCTTGGAAGTTGAAACAGAAAGGGTAGATTACGGAGTTGTGCCTGTAGAAAACACCACGGAGGGAGTTGTAAATTATACCCTTGATATGTTCTTAGAGTTTGACGTAAAAATTGTGGGGGAAGTGGTAATACCCATAAAACTCCATCTTCTTTCCAATGCATCAAGCTTGGAAGAAATAAGGGAAGTCTATTCCCACAGGCAAGCGTTGGCTCAATGTAGAAATTGGTTGGAGAAAAACCTCAGTCATGCCAAGCTTGTTGAAACTGAAAGCACTGCCAGAGCTTGCGAAATAGTTTTGGAAAAGGAGGGAGCAGGTGCCATTGCCAGTGAAGTAGCAGCCTACACCTACCACCTAAACATACTGGCGGAGAACATCCAAGACAGCTTGAACAACTACACTCGTTTTTTGGTGCTCGGAAAAAGGGATGTGAAAAGGACAGGAAAAGATAAAACAAGTTTGATATTTGCAGTCAAAGACGAAGCAGGCGCGCTATACAAAGCTTTGGAAAGCTTTTACATATACGGAGTAAATCTTACAAAAATTGAATCAAGACCCTCAAGGAAAAAGGCTTGGGATTATGTGTTTTTTGTGGATTTAGAAGGACACGCAGAGGATGAAAACGTGAAACTGGCTATAGAAAGTCTAAAGGAAAGGACCCAGATGGTAAAGCTATTAGGTTCTTATCCCAGGGCTGTTACCGAAGAGAGCTAA
- a CDS encoding TldD/PmbA family protein — translation MSVKDYIKEKAGYILSNLLCNGGEYGEIFYEKSITSRIQLEDNKIDKVQWGIDEGVGIRLIKNGKTYYGYTTDITYENLLEIAKTLAKGSGHGPVAIGKKRIVGWTKVIIDPEEKDLNYRADILHRANEKARSFGDKIKQVLVVLMDKTRDIMVINSLGEIAEDLQKRVVFFTEVVASDGINLQRGYESLGGTVGFEIFEETPPELVAEKAAKRALLMLSAKPAPAGQFTVVLSGEAGGTMIHEAVGHGFEADLVQKGLSVYKGKLGQKVASELITVIDDGSLQGKNGYFVVDDEGVPSQRTVLIENGYLVGYMYDRLSAMKEGKQSTGNGRRQSYAHIPMVRMTNTYIASGKDNPEDIIKDTKKGVFVVKMGGGEVNTVTGDFVFEIMEGYMIENGEITYPIRSATLIGNGPKVLQDVDAVGWDLGWSIGTCGKDGQGVPVSDAQPTLRIRSLVLGGTEV, via the coding sequence ATGAGTGTAAAGGATTACATAAAGGAAAAGGCTGGATACATACTTTCTAACTTGCTTTGCAACGGAGGAGAATACGGAGAGATATTTTACGAGAAGTCAATTACGAGCAGGATCCAATTGGAGGATAACAAAATAGACAAAGTTCAGTGGGGAATTGATGAAGGTGTGGGCATAAGGCTAATAAAGAATGGAAAAACCTATTATGGATACACTACCGATATAACCTACGAAAACCTTTTGGAAATAGCAAAGACCTTAGCTAAGGGCAGTGGTCATGGGCCAGTTGCCATTGGCAAAAAGCGTATAGTTGGATGGACTAAGGTAATAATAGATCCGGAAGAAAAGGACTTAAATTACAGGGCAGACATACTTCATAGGGCAAATGAAAAAGCCAGAAGCTTTGGAGATAAGATAAAACAGGTTTTAGTGGTTCTCATGGACAAAACGAGGGATATTATGGTGATAAACTCTTTGGGGGAAATTGCAGAGGATTTGCAAAAGAGAGTAGTGTTCTTTACAGAAGTGGTAGCAAGTGACGGTATAAACTTGCAAAGAGGTTATGAGTCTTTGGGAGGAACTGTGGGCTTTGAGATCTTTGAGGAAACACCTCCCGAGCTTGTGGCGGAAAAGGCTGCAAAGCGAGCTTTGCTTATGCTTTCTGCAAAGCCAGCACCTGCTGGACAATTTACGGTGGTCCTTTCTGGAGAAGCTGGAGGGACTATGATACACGAGGCGGTAGGACACGGATTTGAGGCGGACTTAGTCCAAAAAGGTCTCTCTGTTTATAAGGGTAAATTGGGACAAAAGGTTGCCAGCGAACTGATAACTGTAATAGATGATGGATCCCTTCAGGGTAAAAATGGCTACTTTGTGGTGGATGACGAGGGTGTCCCTTCCCAAAGGACTGTGCTTATAGAAAACGGTTATTTAGTGGGCTATATGTATGACAGGCTCTCTGCCATGAAAGAAGGAAAACAATCCACCGGAAACGGAAGAAGGCAAAGCTACGCTCACATTCCAATGGTTAGGATGACAAATACCTACATAGCCAGCGGTAAGGACAATCCAGAGGATATAATAAAGGATACCAAGAAAGGGGTGTTTGTAGTTAAAATGGGAGGAGGAGAGGTCAATACAGTAACTGGAGATTTCGTCTTTGAAATTATGGAGGGATATATGATAGAAAATGGGGAGATAACCTATCCCATAAGGTCTGCTACTCTAATAGGCAATGGTCCAAAGGTATTGCAGGATGTGGATGCGGTGGGTTGGGATCTGGGTTGGAGCATAGGTACGTGTGGTAAAGACGGACAGGGTGTGCCAGTATCGGACGCTCAGCCCACTCTTAGGATAAGATCTTTGGTTTTAGGCGGAACGGAGGTTTAA
- a CDS encoding slipin family protein translates to MKGILDLLPFLLFFAVVLLSVFGGDILKILGGVVMGFSPLIVIAILVVIFLAAAVKIVPEYQRAVIFRLGRVIGAKGPGLFILIPIIDKMVKVDLRTVTLDVPTQDIITKDNVSVSVDAVVYFRVVDPVKAIVEVENYLYATSQIAQTTLRSVCGSVELDELLAEREKLNIQLQEIIDRQTDPWGVKVVAVELKKIDLPEELRRAMARQAEAERERRAKIITAEAEYQAAQKLADAAKILASEPLALQLRYLETIQNTVSKPGNTVLVPLPIEILSYITKGVGEIQGKGQ, encoded by the coding sequence ATGAAAGGAATCCTTGATTTACTACCTTTTTTGCTTTTTTTTGCGGTGGTTCTGCTTTCGGTTTTTGGAGGTGATATACTAAAAATCCTTGGAGGTGTTGTTATGGGCTTTTCTCCACTGATAGTTATAGCTATTTTGGTTGTTATATTCTTAGCTGCAGCTGTAAAGATAGTTCCTGAGTATCAGAGGGCGGTTATCTTCAGGTTGGGTAGGGTGATAGGTGCAAAGGGTCCAGGCCTTTTTATACTCATCCCCATCATAGACAAAATGGTAAAGGTGGATTTAAGGACGGTCACTTTAGACGTGCCTACACAAGACATAATCACAAAGGATAACGTCTCTGTTAGTGTGGATGCGGTGGTGTATTTTAGGGTAGTGGATCCGGTAAAGGCCATTGTGGAAGTAGAGAACTACCTTTACGCTACCTCCCAGATAGCTCAGACCACCTTAAGAAGCGTGTGCGGTTCGGTGGAGTTAGACGAGCTTTTGGCAGAGAGGGAAAAGCTAAACATCCAGCTTCAGGAGATAATAGACAGACAGACGGACCCTTGGGGTGTAAAGGTGGTTGCAGTGGAGCTAAAGAAAATAGACCTTCCGGAAGAGCTAAGAAGGGCAATGGCAAGGCAGGCTGAGGCAGAGAGAGAAAGAAGAGCAAAGATCATCACCGCTGAGGCAGAATATCAAGCGGCGCAAAAGCTGGCAGACGCTGCAAAAATCTTAGCTTCAGAACCATTGGCATTACAGCTTAGATACTTAGAAACCATACAGAATACCGTATCTAAACCGGGGAACACAGTGCTTGTACCTCTACCTATAGAGATACTCTCTTACATCACGAAGGGCGTCGGTGAAATACAAGGTAAAGGTCAATAG